GGAATTGGTGAATCAATGCCTGACATTAAAAAATATTTTTTCCATCCTTATAGATTTGATTATATGTTTGATGGTTTTTATCTTTTATTTGGAGAAAGTTATCTCGGTAAGAGAATATATGATGTACTTTCTGTTATAAATTTGCTCAATTATCTTGGATGTAAAAGAATAAATCTATATGGAAATAGACAGGGAGCAATCATATCTTTGTTTGTATGTTTATTTTCTGATTTGATTGAAAGAATTAATTTAAATAAACTTCCTGATTCTTTTTATTCTCTTATAAAAAAACCCTATACTAAACTCCCGTCTTCTAATTTCCCAAAAGGTATTTTAAAGATTACAGATATACCAGAAATTCTGAAAATTGTTGAGAAAAAAAGCGAAATTAAAATATTAAATAAATGATTTCTTATAATTTTTTTCTGGCAAAAAAATTTATCGGAAATAAAAGAGAGGATAGATTTCTGTGGTTTATAAGTTTTTTTACTGTTCTTGGTATTTCAATAGGAGTTGTTACTTTACTTCTTGTTATAGGAGTTATGAATGGTTTTTCAAATGACCTGAAAAGGAAAATAATTGGAGCCAATCCTTTAATAACAATTGAGGGAAAACCTTACATCTACAATTATGAAGAAATAATTGAAAAAGTTAAAAATCTTCCTGAAATAAAGGGTGTTTCTCCATACATAATGTCTCAGGTAATTTATAAGTCAAACAGGTATATTCTTGGAGGGATTATTAAAGGTATTGATTTAAAAAGAGAAACAGATGTTACAAATATTAAAAATTTCATAAAAAAGGGTTCTATTGAAGAAATTGAAAATGGAATTATACTTGGGAAAGAACTTGCAGGTGAACTCGGTGTTGAAGTTGGTGATTATATATTCATAATAGCAGGACTTATTCCTAAAGAAAGAATTTTTAAAGTTGTTGGAATTGTGGAATATGGAGTTTACAGTTTTGATGTGAGTATGGGTTTTACTTCTTTAAAAAACCTTATGGAAATCTTTAATATGAGTGGAGTTCATGGAATTGGAGTTAAAGTTGATGATATTTATAAAACACCTGTTATTTCGGATAAGATAAGAAAATTAATTGATGAAAATTATAGTATTTCAACATGGATAGAAAAAAACAAAATACTTTTTTCAGCAATAGCACTTGAAAAAAAGGCAATGGCAATAATTTTAAGTTTGATAGTTATAGTTGCTTCCTTTAATATTCTTTCCACTTTAATGATATCTGTTTACAGAAAGGTTAAAGAAATAGGTATATTAAAGGCAATGGGTTTAACATCTGGAGAAATAAAAAAGATTTTTCTATATCAGGGAATTTACCTCGGGATTAAAGGGTTGATTTTCGGTATGATTTTTGGATTTTTGCTTTCTTGGATTCTTAAAAAATATAATTTTATAAATCTGCCTGAATTTGTTTATGATATTTCTAAACTGCCAATTGAAATTTCACTTTTTGATACAATCTGGATTTTCTTTCTTGTTATAATAGTTAGTTGTATAGCAAGTATTTATCCGGCACAGAGAGCATCCAAACTTAATCCAGCAGAGGCAATAAGAAATGAATAAAATAAAGGGAGAAAAACTGACCAAAAATTATAATGGAGTTATCGCAATTAAGGATGTGGATATAGAAATAAAAAAGGGTGAAATTGTTGTCATAATTGGACCATCAGGTTCAGGTAAAACTACTTTATTAAATCTGCTTGGACTTATTGATAAACCCACAGAAGGAAAAGTATACATTGATGAAAAAGATACAGAAACTCTTACAGAAAAAGAGATTGCTGAGATAAGAAATAAGAAATTTGGATTTATTTTTCAATTTTTCTATTTAATACCTGAATTGAAAATTATTGAGAATGTTTTTTTACCCCTATGGATTAGAGAGAAAAGGTTTAGTCCAGAATTTTTAAAGGAAGCAGAAAAATATCTGAACGTTTTTGGAATTTTAGATAAAAAGAATACATATCCCTCAAGATTGTCAGGTGGAGAATTACAAAGAGTAGCAATATGCAGGAGTTTGATATGCCAGCCAGAAATTATTTTTGCAGATGAACCAACAGGAAGTATTGACAATAAAAGTGCTAATAGTTTTTTTGAATTTATGAAAAAATTTAATGAAGAAAAAGAGACAACTTTTGTAATAGCAACTCACAATGAAAAATTTTTACAATTTGCTTCAAAAGTAGTATATTTAAATGAAGGTAAAATTGAAAGGATGGAAAAAAAGGAGATGAAATGGGACTGATAATATATCTTGATGGTAAATTTGTTGATGAAAATGAAGCAAAAATTTCTATTTTTGACCATGGGCTTTTATATGGTGATGGTGTATTTGAAGGACTCAGAAGTTACAATGGTAAAATTTTTAAACTTGATGAACATATTATTCGTCTCTATAACTCTGCAAAAGCAATATTACTTGAAATTCCAGTGGAAAAGGAAGAGTTAAAGAAAATCATAATTGAAACTGTTAAGAGGAATAATTTGAAGGATAGTTATATAAGAGTTGTTGTTACAAGAGGGGTTGGAGACCTTGGACTTGACCCAAGGAAATGTAAAAAACCAACAATATTTGTAATAGCAAGTAAAATTCAATTATATCCAGAATCACTGTATGACAAAGGGATTGACCTTGTAACAGTTGCAACAAGAAGAAATTTGAATGAATCATTAAATCCTGCTATAAAATCACTGAATTATCTGAACAATATCCTTGCAAAAATTGAAGCAAATAATTCAGGTGCAAGTGAGGGATTGATTTTAAATCAGTTTGGTTATGTGAGTGAATGTACAGGTGAAAATATTTTTATTATTAAGGAGAAGAATTTAATAACTCCACCTGTTTCAGCAGGAGCACTTGATGGTATAACAAGAAGGGTTGTTATGGAGATAGGTGAAAATATTGGTTTAAAAGTTAAAGAAGAGAATATTACAAGATATGACATATATACAAGTGATGAATGTTTTCTGACCGGCACAGCAGCAGAAATAGTCCCTGTTGTGGTTGTTGATAATAGAATTATAGGAGATGGAAAACCTGGAAAAATTACAATGAAAATAAGAAAAGAATTCCACTTGCTTACAGAAATAGAAGGAATACCTGTTTATGGATAAATGTTTTATATGTAAAAGTAGAAGTTATCTATCAATAAAATTCAAAGGGAAAAAAGCAAAAAAAATTGAATTCAATTTTTGTAAGAAGTGCTGGGAGGAATATAATTCGTTTTTTAACAATAATAAAAGAAGAAAGTATGATAAATGTCCTGTCTGCGGTTATACAATTGATGAATTTAAAGAATACAGGTTTCTTGGTTGTGATTTCTGTTATGAATATTTCTTTAAAGAAGTTTCAGATTATATGAGAAAAATTCATACAAACACAATATACAAAGGCAAATATCCTAAGAATTTTAAAAAAGAGGAAAAAATAAAAAAAATCTACCTTTTAAAAGGTTTGATAAATGAAATAACTATAAATGGAAGAAATAAGTAAGTTTTTATCTTGGGATATAATTGAAAAAGAAACTGATTGGGTTTATTCAAAATTAATTGATGATGTTGTGATAACTTCAAGGGTTAGGATTGCAAGAAATATAAAAGGATATCCTTTCCCCTATAATATGACAGTTAATACAGGTAAAAAAGTTGAAGAGATTTTACTAAAAGTTTTCTTAAACTTTCCATCTGAAAAAATTTTTATTATAAATATTTCTAGTTTAAACGAGAAACAGAAAAAATCTCTTATAGAAAAACATCTTATAAGCAAGGAATTTTCTGAAAATGGACTTTGCGATAAGATTGTTATAATACCTGACAAGAAAGCAAGTATAATGATAAATGAAGAAGACCATTTGAGAATTCAGGTTATTTTACCCGGTCTTAATTTAAAAAAATGTTTGAAACTTATAAATGAAATAGATGATTATATTGATATAAAAATTGAATATGCATTTTCGCCAAAATTTGGTTATTTAACTGCCTGCCCGACCAATACAGGAACTGCTTTAAGAAGTTCTGCACTCATTCATATTCCAGGAATTAGATTTTTTAAAAAAGATAAAACAATTTTTAAAAATATTGAGGGAATAGGAATTGCAGTAAGAGGATTTTATGGAGAAGGCAGTTTGCCTTTTGGAAGCATATTTCAGATGTCTTCAACGGAATCAACAGGTAAAACAGAAAAGGAAATTGTTGGAGAACTTGAAAGTGTGGTAAAATTGATTGAAGAGGAAGAAAAAAAATGTATTGAAGAGATAAAAAATGATGGAAATTTGAAGAAAAAAATTTTGAAAAAGATTATGAAAATTTTAAAAGAAGAAAGAGAAAATGGAGAATTTATTGATTTTTATTCCCTTCTTTTTCTCTCTTATGTAAGTGGAATTTTAAATTTTGAAAAGCATGAGTTAAAAGATTTCTTTTTTTTCATCCTTGAAAATACTGGTAAAAACAAAAACTATATTTTTTCTGAAAAAAAAGGTAAAATATTAAAAAGGAAATTGTGGGAGAAATTAAATGTTTGAAAGATTTACAAAAAGAGTAAAGATAATTCTGGATATAGCGAGAAAAGAAGCACTTAAATATGGACATAATAAAGTTGAGCCAGAACATATTTTACTAGCAATGCTTCAGGAAGGAGAAGGAGTTGGAATAGCAATTTTGAATTATCTCGGGGTTGAAACAGAAAGATTGAAATATGAACTGGAAAAAGTTATTAAAAGAGGGGTTCCTTTTTATAGTGGAGAATTACCTTTAAGTACTTCATCCAAGAGAGTTCTTGAATATTCTGTGAGAGAAGCACAGTTTTTTGGTCATTCATATATAGGAAGTGAACATCTTTTAATAGGTATATTACTTGAATCTGAATCATTACCTGCACAGATTTTGAGGAAATTTGGAATAACTGTTGATAAAGCAAGGAATATTTTAGAAGAAATTTTAAGGGATCTGGAATTACCAGGAAATACTCCATATTCAATTGAAGAAAAGGAAGATTTTTATTATAAAAATATGCCCAATAAAACATCAACAACTTATAAAAAACAGAAAACACCTGCACTTGATACTTTTGGAAGGGACCTTACAAAACTTGCAATTGAAGGAAAACTTGACCCTGTTATAGGGAGAGAAAATGAAATAGAAAGAGTTATTCAGATTCTCTGCAGGAGAAAGAAAAATAATCCTGTTTTACTTGGAGAACCCGGTGTTGGTAAAACTGCTATTGTAGAAGGACTTGCACAGAATATTGCTTTTGGTAAAATCCCTGAAATATTGAAAGATAAAAGGATTGTTATGATTGACCTGCCATCAATGGTAGCAGGAACTAAATACAGAGGAGAATTTGAGCAGAGGGTTAAGGTTGTTCTTGATGAAATAAGGAATTCAGGCAATATAATTATTTTTATTGATGAAATTCATACTCTTGTTGGAGCTGGAGGGGCAGAAGGAGCAATAGATGCATCAAATATTTTAAAACCGGTTCTTTCCAGAGGTGAAATTCAATGTATTGGAGCCACTACTCTTGATGAATACAGAAAATATATTGAAAGAGACGGAGCACTTGAAAGGAGATTTCAACCTGTTATAGTTAATCCACCAACAGTTGAAGAGACAATAGAAATTCTTAAAGGACTTAAAGAAAAATATGAGTCACACCATAAATTAAAAATTTCAAATGAAGCAATAGAGGCGGCTGCTAAGTTGAGTGATAGATTTATTGCTGATAGATTTTTACCGGATAAAGCGATAGACCTTATAGATGAAGCAGCAAGTCAGAAAAGATTAAAACTTTATAAAGAACCAAAAGAAATAACAGCGCTTCAGGAAGAAATTGAATTACTTGGAAAAGAAAAGGAAAAAGCAGTGAAGACACAGGATTATGAACTGCTAACTTCTATAAGGGATAAAGAAAGGGAACTTAAAAATAAAATTGATTTCTTGAGAGAAAATTTTATGAACTTAATTTCTGAAGAGGAAAAAACATTGACTAAAGAAAATATTGCTGAGATTGTATCCCAGTGGACTGGTATTCCAGTTTCTCAACTATGTAAAGAAGAAAAGGAAAAATTACTTGAAATGGAAAAATTTTTGCATAAAATTGTTGTAGGACAGGATGAAGCAATAGAAACAATAAGCAAGGCAATAAGGAGGTCAAGAGCAGGTTTAAAGGATATAAGAAAACCAATTGGCAGTTTTCTTTTTCTTGGTCCAACTGGTGTAGGAAAAACTCTACTTGCCAGAGCACTTGCTGAATTTCTTTTTGGAGATGATGATGCACTTATACAAATAGATATGTCTGAATATATGGAAAAGTTTTCTATAAGCCGACTTATAGGTGCTCCTCCTGGATATGTTGGTTATGAAGAAGGTGGACAGTTAACTGAAAAAGTCAGAAGGAGACCTTATTCTGTTATACTTTTTGATGAAATTGAAAAAGCACATCCTGATGTATTCAATCTTTTACTTCAAATTCTTGAAGATGGACGGCTT
The bacterium genome window above contains:
- a CDS encoding ABC transporter permease, whose product is MISYNFFLAKKFIGNKREDRFLWFISFFTVLGISIGVVTLLLVIGVMNGFSNDLKRKIIGANPLITIEGKPYIYNYEEIIEKVKNLPEIKGVSPYIMSQVIYKSNRYILGGIIKGIDLKRETDVTNIKNFIKKGSIEEIENGIILGKELAGELGVEVGDYIFIIAGLIPKERIFKVVGIVEYGVYSFDVSMGFTSLKNLMEIFNMSGVHGIGVKVDDIYKTPVISDKIRKLIDENYSISTWIEKNKILFSAIALEKKAMAIILSLIVIVASFNILSTLMISVYRKVKEIGILKAMGLTSGEIKKIFLYQGIYLGIKGLIFGMIFGFLLSWILKKYNFINLPEFVYDISKLPIEISLFDTIWIFFLVIIVSCIASIYPAQRASKLNPAEAIRNE
- a CDS encoding ABC transporter ATP-binding protein, with the protein product MNKIKGEKLTKNYNGVIAIKDVDIEIKKGEIVVIIGPSGSGKTTLLNLLGLIDKPTEGKVYIDEKDTETLTEKEIAEIRNKKFGFIFQFFYLIPELKIIENVFLPLWIREKRFSPEFLKEAEKYLNVFGILDKKNTYPSRLSGGELQRVAICRSLICQPEIIFADEPTGSIDNKSANSFFEFMKKFNEEKETTFVIATHNEKFLQFASKVVYLNEGKIERMEKKEMKWD
- the ilvE gene encoding branched-chain-amino-acid transaminase, with amino-acid sequence MGLIIYLDGKFVDENEAKISIFDHGLLYGDGVFEGLRSYNGKIFKLDEHIIRLYNSAKAILLEIPVEKEELKKIIIETVKRNNLKDSYIRVVVTRGVGDLGLDPRKCKKPTIFVIASKIQLYPESLYDKGIDLVTVATRRNLNESLNPAIKSLNYLNNILAKIEANNSGASEGLILNQFGYVSECTGENIFIIKEKNLITPPVSAGALDGITRRVVMEIGENIGLKVKEENITRYDIYTSDECFLTGTAAEIVPVVVVDNRIIGDGKPGKITMKIRKEFHLLTEIEGIPVYG
- a CDS encoding ATP--guanido phosphotransferase, with amino-acid sequence MEEISKFLSWDIIEKETDWVYSKLIDDVVITSRVRIARNIKGYPFPYNMTVNTGKKVEEILLKVFLNFPSEKIFIINISSLNEKQKKSLIEKHLISKEFSENGLCDKIVIIPDKKASIMINEEDHLRIQVILPGLNLKKCLKLINEIDDYIDIKIEYAFSPKFGYLTACPTNTGTALRSSALIHIPGIRFFKKDKTIFKNIEGIGIAVRGFYGEGSLPFGSIFQMSSTESTGKTEKEIVGELESVVKLIEEEEKKCIEEIKNDGNLKKKILKKIMKILKEERENGEFIDFYSLLFLSYVSGILNFEKHELKDFFFFILENTGKNKNYIFSEKKGKILKRKLWEKLNV
- a CDS encoding ATP-dependent Clp protease ATP-binding subunit; this encodes MFERFTKRVKIILDIARKEALKYGHNKVEPEHILLAMLQEGEGVGIAILNYLGVETERLKYELEKVIKRGVPFYSGELPLSTSSKRVLEYSVREAQFFGHSYIGSEHLLIGILLESESLPAQILRKFGITVDKARNILEEILRDLELPGNTPYSIEEKEDFYYKNMPNKTSTTYKKQKTPALDTFGRDLTKLAIEGKLDPVIGRENEIERVIQILCRRKKNNPVLLGEPGVGKTAIVEGLAQNIAFGKIPEILKDKRIVMIDLPSMVAGTKYRGEFEQRVKVVLDEIRNSGNIIIFIDEIHTLVGAGGAEGAIDASNILKPVLSRGEIQCIGATTLDEYRKYIERDGALERRFQPVIVNPPTVEETIEILKGLKEKYESHHKLKISNEAIEAAAKLSDRFIADRFLPDKAIDLIDEAASQKRLKLYKEPKEITALQEEIELLGKEKEKAVKTQDYELLTSIRDKERELKNKIDFLRENFMNLISEEEKTLTKENIAEIVSQWTGIPVSQLCKEEKEKLLEMEKFLHKIVVGQDEAIETISKAIRRSRAGLKDIRKPIGSFLFLGPTGVGKTLLARALAEFLFGDDDALIQIDMSEYMEKFSISRLIGAPPGYVGYEEGGQLTEKVRRRPYSVILFDEIEKAHPDVFNLLLQILEDGRLTDSFGRSVSFKNTVIIMTSNIGTEILKNKSVIGFLTPEEKLSFENLKCEILEKVKKTFRPEFLNRLDDIIIFHPLTQEHLLKIVEIEIEKVRERLNELKVKLIVSDEAKKFLVEKGTNTEFGARPLKRTISRYVEDPLSEEILKGNFKEGDEIIVERKGLFLVFIKKEGEPIETKKNPVSISNS